Genomic window (Gammaproteobacteria bacterium):
TTATCAAACTCAACCCCGGCCGGAGCAAACACATCGACACGCTGATCCTCAACGGCATCGAGTGCGAGCCTTACATCACCTGCGACGACATGCTGATGCGGGAGCGGGCCGGCAACATCATCGAGGGATTGAAAGTCATCCGCCACGCCCTGCAAGCCCGGCGTTGTGTCATTGCCGTGGAAGACAACAAACCCGAAGCGTACGCCGCCATGCAGGCGGCTGCGAAGGACCTGGACGGGGTGGACGTGGTGCTCTGCCCGACGATCTATCCCCAGGGCAGCGAAAAACAGCTCATCCAGGTCATCACCGGCAAGGAAGTGCCCGGCAACAGGCTGCCCCTGCACATCGGCGTGGTGGTACACAATGTGGGCACCGCCCACGCGGTGTACCAAGCCGTCATCAAAGGCAGACCACTGATTTCCCGCTACGTGACCGTTACCGGCGCCGCCGTGGGCCAGGCCTGCAATCTGGACGTGCTGATCGGCACCCCCATGATCGACCTGCTGAACCAGTGCGATGTGAACCTCGCCACCATGGACCGGCTCATCATGGGCGGCCCCATGATGGGTTATGCCCTGCACACGGTGAACGCGCCCGTAATCAAGACCACCAACTGTCTCCTGGCCGCCACCGCCGCCGAGCTGCCCCCCCCCGCCGCGCCACTGCCCTGCATCCGCTGCGGCGCCTGCATGGGCGTCTGTCCGGTGAGTCTGCTGCCACAGCAACTATACTGGCACGCCCACGCCAGGGAATTCGACAAAGCGCAGAACTACAATCTGTTCGATTGCATCGAATGCGGCTGCTGCGCCTACGTCTGCCCCAGCCGCCTCCCCCTGGTGCAATACTACCGCTACGCCAAGGGGGAGATCTGGAAACAAGAGCGGGAAAAAGAAAAAGCCGACCTCGCCCGCCAGCGCCACGACGCGCGCCTGAAACGACTGGAGCGGGAAAAAGCCGAGCGCGCTGCGCGGCACAAGAAAAAGAAAAAAGCGCTGCAAAACGAACCGGCGGCCAATGGAAAAAATGCCGCTGGAAAGAAAGCGGCGATACAGGAAGCGCTTGAGCGGGTGCGGGCAAAAAAAGAACGTGTGCGAAAAGACGAGACCTAGCCCAACGCCCGTTGGGGAATTTGGAAACAGGGGGCGTGGGAAACAGGACCGACCAATTTTTTTCGATACGGGAAAGGAACATCTCGCCT
Coding sequences:
- the rsxC gene encoding electron transport complex subunit RsxC, with the protein product MTAGLFRFPGGVHPPQHKQASTTRAVRPARLPNKLILPLHQHIGESAEAVVEVGDTVLKGQPIAKATGFVSAAVHAPSSGVVTDIGDYPVPHPSGLSAPCVVIETDGEDRWIKRNPPADYRRIDPSHLRNLIREAGIVGLGGAGFPSFIKLNPGRSKHIDTLILNGIECEPYITCDDMLMRERAGNIIEGLKVIRHALQARRCVIAVEDNKPEAYAAMQAAAKDLDGVDVVLCPTIYPQGSEKQLIQVITGKEVPGNRLPLHIGVVVHNVGTAHAVYQAVIKGRPLISRYVTVTGAAVGQACNLDVLIGTPMIDLLNQCDVNLATMDRLIMGGPMMGYALHTVNAPVIKTTNCLLAATAAELPPPAAPLPCIRCGACMGVCPVSLLPQQLYWHAHAREFDKAQNYNLFDCIECGCCAYVCPSRLPLVQYYRYAKGEIWKQEREKEKADLARQRHDARLKRLEREKAERAARHKKKKKALQNEPAANGKNAAGKKAAIQEALERVRAKKERVRKDET